A region from the Triticum urartu cultivar G1812 chromosome 1, Tu2.1, whole genome shotgun sequence genome encodes:
- the LOC125515638 gene encoding transcription factor MYB73-like: MDPTTFPDYGSSDAPMAIAAPARAPARARSSSQGLTRFKRFWTVEEDTLLRAKVQEFGEGSWMQVASYLPSRSGKQCRERWVNQLDPNIEVISPD, translated from the exons ATGGATCCCACCACGTTCCCCGACTACGGCAGCAGCGACGCCCCTATGGCAATCGCGGCGCCTGCTCGGGCGCCAGCGCGTGCCAGATCCAGCAGCCAAGGGCTGACACGGTTCAAAAGGTTCTGGACTGTGGAGGAAGACAC GCTGCTCAGGGCGAAGGTGCAGGAATTCGGCGAAGGGAGTTGGATGCAGGTCGCATCGTACCTGCCCAGCCGGAGTGGGAAGCAGTGCCGGGAGAGATGGGTCAACCAACTTGACCCCAACATTGAGGTGATCTCGCCAGATTAA
- the LOC125515551 gene encoding transcription factor MYB3R-3-like produces the protein MPQLGRFGHPKITLKQHKFGKQPKKRKIWTDAEDIKLIELHHTCGNRWSVIARLLSGRSENDVKNHWNATKRSLKAKRQLKKRNSEQPPPGQLSLLAEYIRSMEPHIGSPAETPPVSPPLYHDQEHGGKIGMAGRDAAIVIAPTAQAHLTYPNPAMTGMHYHPNPTNMQYWAPDLNVADGPNEGYSYYIPPNAHLHNRMSYGLSPTQMLGEQDIQQTTNVSMNMYAFSGQHSLMASNLKAVAEMHRECSANNQLGNVGDGAGGWSYYYDIDATSSSGLAGGSASCSDHDVIDVVQMASRVFAAQD, from the exons ATGCCACAGCTTGGAAGGTTTGGGCATCCTAAAAT TACTCTTAAACAACACAAATTTGGCAAACAACCAAAAAAG AGGAAAATATGGACCGACGCGGAAGACATCAAGTTGATCGAGCTGCATCACACCTGTGGGAACCGCTGGTCGGTGATCGCCCGGCTACTCTCCGGCCGGTCGGAAAATGACGTTAAGAACCACTGGAATGCCACTAAGCGCAGTCTAAAAGCGAAGCGCCAGCTCAAGAAGAGGAACAGCGAGCAGCCACCTCCTGGACAACTCTCCCTTCTTGCGGAGTACATCCGCAGCATGGAGCCGCACATCGGATCACCCGCTGAGACACCTCCAGTGTCCCCACCATTGTATCATGACCAAGAGCATGGTGGGAAGATAGGGATGGCCGGTAGAGATGCTGCCATCGTCATCGCCCCTACCGCGCAGGCGCACCTGACCTACCCCAATCCGGCCATGACTGGTATGCACTACCACCCAAACCCAACCAACATGCAGTACTGGGCGCCGGATTTGAATGTCGCCGACGGGCCAAATGAGGGGTACTCGTACTACATCCCTCCCAATGCGCACCTGCACAACCGCATGTCGTATGGTTTGTCACCGACACAGATGCTTGGTGAGCAAGACATCCAGCAGACGACCAATGTGAGCATGAACATGTATGCGTTCAGCGGACAACATTCCCTCATGGCGAGCAACCTAAAGGCGGTGGCAGAGATGCACCGTGAGTGCTCCGCCAACAACCAACTGGGAAACGTGGGTGATGGAGCTGGCGGCTGGTCCTACTACTACGACATAGACGCCACTAGTTCGAGCGGCCTTGCTGGAGGTAGTGCTAGCTGTAGCGACCATGATGTCATCGACGTGGTGCAGATGGCCTCGAGGGTGTTTGCTGCACAGGACTAG